From one Gemmobacter sp. genomic stretch:
- a CDS encoding invasion associated locus B family protein gives MTIRMAGALAGAVLAMGLSAAEAQTAQQTKCVSAKTDWSVCVWDSPKECWGVSAPKESVNTRGGKPAQVRRGDTMMFVTFRPGQGAKGEISFTPGYGYAKGAQVTVEIGSDKFTLFTDGEWAWPANANDDAALLAAMKKGSEAVISGASARGTETKDTFSLMGFSAAMQEAENRCK, from the coding sequence ATGACGATACGTATGGCGGGCGCGCTGGCAGGTGCGGTTCTGGCAATGGGCCTTTCGGCCGCCGAGGCACAGACGGCGCAGCAGACGAAATGCGTATCGGCCAAGACGGACTGGAGCGTTTGCGTCTGGGACAGCCCCAAGGAATGCTGGGGCGTGTCGGCCCCCAAGGAATCGGTGAACACCCGCGGCGGCAAGCCCGCGCAGGTGCGCCGCGGCGACACGATGATGTTCGTCACCTTCCGCCCCGGTCAGGGCGCCAAGGGCGAAATCTCGTTCACGCCCGGTTACGGCTATGCCAAGGGCGCGCAGGTCACGGTGGAAATCGGGTCCGACAAGTTCACCCTGTTTACCGATGGCGAATGGGCCTGGCCCGCGAACGCCAATGACGACGCCGCCCTGCTGGCTGCGATGAAAAAGGGAAGCGAGGCGGTGATCTCTGGCGCCTCGGCTCGCGGGACCGAGACGAAGGATACCTTCTCGCTCATGGGCTTCAGCGCCGCCATGCAAGAGGCCGAGAACCGCTGCAAATAA
- the exbD gene encoding TonB system transport protein ExbD — protein sequence MAGGIRDSGDDDDLAESHDINVTPFIDVMLVLLIIFMVAAPLSTVGVPVNLPKSNAPPAERIEDPIYITLQPDLTVSVGEDAVDRSQLGLRLLALTQGDVEKRLFLRADSTVPYGELMGVMNLLRRAGYTKVALIGLEATQ from the coding sequence ATGGCCGGCGGTATCCGCGACAGCGGCGACGATGACGATCTGGCGGAAAGCCATGACATCAACGTCACGCCCTTTATCGACGTGATGCTGGTGCTGCTGATCATCTTCATGGTGGCGGCGCCGTTGTCCACGGTGGGGGTGCCGGTGAACCTGCCCAAATCGAACGCCCCGCCGGCCGAACGGATCGAGGATCCGATCTACATCACCTTGCAACCCGACCTGACCGTTTCGGTCGGCGAGGATGCGGTGGACCGCAGCCAGCTGGGCCTGCGCCTGCTGGCGCTGACCCAGGGCGATGTGGAAAAGCGGCTGTTCCTGCGGGCGGATTCGACCGTGCCCTATGGTGAACTGATGGGCGTGATGAACCTGTTGCGCCGCGCGGGCTATACCAAGGTGGCGCTGATCGGGCTGGAGGCGACGCAATGA
- the rlmN gene encoding 23S rRNA (adenine(2503)-C(2))-methyltransferase RlmN: MTAPTAPITQDVLTIPRKLPEGGRTNIVGLTRDQLRAALIAAGTPEKQAKMRLGQIWQWVYHWGVRDFAAMTNLAKDYRALLAEHFEISVPDIVTRQISADGTRKYLLRIAGGHEVEAVYIPEEGRGTLCVSSQVGCTLTCSFCHTGTQKLVRNLTAGEIVGQVMLARDDLDEWPEPGEGSTGERLVSNIVLMGMGEPLYNFDNVRDAMKVVMDGEGIALGRRRITLSTSGVVPEIARCAEEIGCQLAISFHATTDAVRDRLVPINKKWNIETLLTTLRDYPKLSNSERITFEYVMLKDVNDSDADARRLVRLIAGIPAKINLIPFNEWPGAPYERSDWERIEAFADIVYKAGYASPIRTPRGEDIMAACGQLKSATERARKPAREIAAQAGL; the protein is encoded by the coding sequence ATGACCGCCCCCACTGCCCCCATCACGCAGGATGTTCTGACGATTCCGCGCAAGCTGCCCGAGGGCGGCCGCACGAATATTGTCGGCCTGACGCGCGACCAGCTGCGCGCGGCGCTGATTGCGGCGGGAACGCCGGAAAAACAGGCAAAGATGCGGCTGGGCCAGATCTGGCAATGGGTCTATCATTGGGGTGTGCGCGACTTTGCCGCCATGACCAACTTGGCCAAGGACTACCGCGCCCTGCTGGCCGAGCATTTCGAGATCTCGGTGCCGGACATCGTCACCCGCCAGATCTCGGCCGACGGCACCCGGAAATACCTGCTGCGCATCGCCGGCGGGCACGAGGTGGAAGCGGTCTATATCCCCGAGGAGGGGCGCGGCACGCTGTGCGTCTCCAGCCAGGTCGGCTGCACGCTGACCTGCTCGTTCTGTCATACCGGCACGCAAAAGCTGGTGCGCAACCTGACGGCGGGGGAAATTGTCGGCCAGGTCATGCTGGCCCGCGACGATCTGGACGAATGGCCCGAACCGGGCGAGGGATCGACCGGCGAACGCCTGGTCAGCAATATCGTGCTGATGGGCATGGGCGAACCGCTTTACAACTTCGACAACGTGCGCGACGCGATGAAGGTGGTGATGGACGGCGAAGGCATTGCCCTTGGCCGCCGCCGCATCACCCTGTCGACCAGCGGCGTCGTGCCCGAAATCGCCCGCTGCGCCGAGGAAATCGGCTGCCAGCTGGCGATCAGCTTTCATGCCACCACCGATGCGGTGCGCGACCGGCTGGTGCCGATCAACAAGAAGTGGAACATCGAAACGCTGCTGACCACGCTGCGCGACTATCCCAAACTGTCGAACAGCGAACGCATCACGTTTGAATATGTCATGCTCAAGGACGTGAACGACAGCGATGCCGATGCGCGCCGTCTGGTGCGGCTGATCGCGGGAATTCCGGCCAAGATCAACCTGATCCCCTTCAACGAATGGCCCGGCGCGCCCTATGAGCGGTCGGACTGGGAACGGATCGAGGCCTTTGCCGACATCGTCTACAAGGCCGGTTACGCCAGCCCGATCCGCACCCCGCGCGGCGAAGACATCATGGCCGCCTGCGGCCAGCTGAAATCGGCCACCGAACGCGCCCGCAAACCCGCGCGCGAGATCGCCGCGCAGGCTGGGCTTTAA
- a CDS encoding asparaginase, with protein sequence MGAVPMVELWRGGRMESRHLGHAVVWHATGGLVESWGNAAEVIFPRSSCKMLQALPLLESGAGAGLRPEQLALACASHQGAALHVDAVGRWLADMDMSESDLRCGCHEPGDRDERDRLIRGGESPCQIHNNCSGKHTGFLMLNRHLGGDAEYVLPDHPVQQAVKQAFEEVTGETSPGYGIDGCSAPNHATSVSGLARSMAAFAAATGGGDARDRAMFALTRAMAAHPAHVAGETRACTELMRAMGGRVAIKTGAEAVFVAIIPEKQLGIALKIADGGTRASEAAICALLVRHGVLEADHPATRKRLNAVQANWRGVETGMVQLAPGFPAA encoded by the coding sequence ATGGGTGCGGTCCCGATGGTGGAACTGTGGCGCGGCGGGCGGATGGAAAGCCGCCATCTGGGCCATGCGGTGGTCTGGCATGCAACCGGCGGGCTGGTCGAAAGCTGGGGCAATGCGGCCGAGGTGATCTTTCCGCGGTCGTCGTGCAAGATGTTGCAGGCGCTGCCCCTGCTGGAAAGCGGGGCCGGTGCGGGCTTGCGGCCGGAACAGCTGGCGCTGGCCTGCGCCAGCCATCAGGGCGCGGCGCTGCATGTGGATGCGGTCGGGCGCTGGCTGGCCGATATGGACATGTCGGAATCCGACCTGCGCTGCGGCTGCCACGAACCGGGCGACCGGGACGAGCGTGACCGGCTGATCCGGGGCGGCGAAAGCCCCTGCCAGATCCACAACAACTGTTCGGGCAAGCATACCGGCTTTCTGATGCTGAACCGCCACCTGGGGGGCGATGCCGAATATGTGCTGCCCGACCATCCGGTGCAGCAGGCGGTCAAGCAGGCATTCGAGGAGGTGACCGGCGAAACCAGCCCGGGCTATGGCATCGACGGTTGTTCGGCGCCGAACCATGCCACCTCGGTCAGCGGGCTGGCGCGGTCGATGGCGGCCTTTGCCGCGGCCACGGGCGGGGGCGATGCCCGCGACCGCGCGATGTTCGCCCTGACCCGGGCGATGGCCGCGCATCCGGCGCATGTGGCCGGCGAAACCCGCGCCTGCACCGAACTGATGCGCGCCATGGGGGGCCGCGTGGCCATCAAGACCGGGGCCGAGGCGGTGTTCGTGGCCATCATCCCGGAAAAGCAGCTGGGCATTGCGCTGAAGATCGCCGATGGCGGCACCCGCGCGTCCGAGGCGGCGATCTGCGCCCTGCTGGTGCGCCACGGCGTGCTGGAGGCCGATCACCCCGCCACCCGCAAGCGGCTGAACGCCGTGCAGGCCAACTGGCGCGGGGTGGAAACCGGCATGGTGCAACTGGCGCCGGGCTTTCCGGCGGCCTGA
- the exbB gene encoding tonB-system energizer ExbB: MTRLALTPTCAAALLALTLAALAQTTTAPDAGQGGAAAPVVVPEAAPAVPAAPVAPAAEPAPPVVPLVTAPEASAPAAAAVPAMEAPVAEAPAPAASVPSEIPAPDAPAASAELPADAAPLPVDPGPGEVVQPLPHPHDLSPMGMYTQADWVVKSVILSLLAACFLTWTVWLFKTIETFVARGRARRAARILTRAHSLAEATRSLAGRRDPAAFMAHAVLEEYKTSDPAIDPSGPEGVKERAASLVGRVEVQALARLRRGMGLLATVGSVAPFVGLFGTVWGIMNAFIGIAETQTTNLAVVAPGIAEALFATAIGLVAAIPAVVIYNHFTRAIASYKQALGDAGAATQRLLSRDIDFRNVKGA, encoded by the coding sequence ATGACCCGACTTGCCCTGACCCCGACCTGCGCCGCGGCCCTGCTGGCCCTGACCCTGGCTGCCCTGGCGCAGACGACGACCGCACCGGATGCGGGGCAGGGCGGGGCTGCGGCGCCGGTGGTCGTGCCCGAGGCAGCGCCTGCCGTGCCAGCAGCACCTGTAGCACCCGCGGCCGAGCCCGCGCCGCCCGTGGTCCCGCTCGTGACCGCCCCGGAAGCGTCGGCGCCGGCTGCGGCTGCCGTGCCCGCGATGGAGGCCCCGGTGGCAGAGGCCCCGGCGCCTGCGGCCTCTGTCCCGTCCGAGATCCCGGCCCCCGATGCCCCCGCCGCATCGGCAGAGCTGCCGGCCGACGCTGCCCCCCTGCCGGTCGATCCCGGCCCGGGCGAGGTGGTGCAGCCGCTGCCCCATCCGCATGACCTGTCGCCGATGGGGATGTACACTCAGGCCGACTGGGTGGTGAAAAGCGTCATCCTGTCGCTGCTGGCGGCCTGTTTCCTGACCTGGACGGTCTGGCTGTTCAAGACCATCGAAACCTTCGTCGCCCGGGGCCGCGCCCGCCGGGCCGCGCGCATCCTGACCCGGGCCCACAGCCTGGCCGAGGCCACCCGCAGCCTGGCTGGCCGGCGCGATCCGGCGGCCTTCATGGCCCATGCGGTGCTGGAGGAATACAAGACCTCGGATCCCGCCATCGACCCGTCGGGGCCCGAAGGGGTCAAGGAACGCGCCGCCTCTCTGGTTGGCCGGGTCGAGGTGCAGGCGCTGGCGCGGTTGCGCCGGGGCATGGGCCTGCTGGCCACCGTCGGGTCGGTCGCGCCGTTTGTCGGGCTGTTCGGCACGGTCTGGGGCATCATGAACGCCTTCATCGGCATTGCCGAGACGCAGACCACCAACCTGGCCGTGGTGGCCCCCGGCATTGCCGAGGCGCTGTTCGCCACCGCCATCGGGCTGGTCGCGGCCATTCCGGCGGTGGTCATCTACAACCATTTCACCCGCGCGATCGCCAGCTACAAGCAGGCGCTTGGCGATGCCGGGGCGGCGACCCAGCGCCTGCTGAGCCGCGACATCGACTTTCGCAACGTGAAGGGGGCCTGA